A region from the Agrococcus sp. SL85 genome encodes:
- the tmk gene encoding dTMP kinase, giving the protein MSGSGSGAFITLEGGDGSGKSTQAALLQAWLEAEGRTVVRTREPGGTTLGVEIRRLVQHTEGHVAPRAEALLYAADRAHHVATLVRPALERGEVVLQDRYLDSSVAYQGAGRELEPGEVRELSLWAADGLLPDLTILLDLDPAAGRERMAGRADAVYDRLEEAGEAFADRVRAAYLALAEAEPERFVVVDASGEPEAVHARVVSAVRAMLDARG; this is encoded by the coding sequence GTGAGCGGCTCCGGCTCCGGCGCCTTCATCACCCTCGAGGGCGGCGACGGCTCCGGCAAGTCGACGCAGGCGGCGCTGCTGCAGGCCTGGCTCGAGGCGGAGGGCCGCACGGTCGTGCGCACGCGCGAGCCCGGCGGCACGACCCTGGGCGTCGAGATCCGCCGGCTCGTGCAGCACACGGAGGGGCACGTGGCGCCGCGCGCCGAGGCGCTGCTCTACGCCGCCGACCGCGCGCACCACGTCGCGACGCTCGTGCGCCCCGCGCTCGAGCGCGGCGAGGTGGTGCTGCAGGACCGCTACCTCGACTCCTCCGTGGCCTACCAGGGGGCCGGGCGCGAGCTGGAGCCGGGCGAGGTCCGCGAGCTGTCGCTGTGGGCCGCCGACGGCCTGCTGCCCGACCTCACGATCCTGCTCGACCTCGACCCGGCCGCCGGCCGCGAGCGCATGGCGGGCCGCGCCGACGCCGTCTACGACCGCCTCGAGGAGGCGGGGGAGGCGTTCGCCGACCGCGTGCGCGCCGCGTACCTCGCGCTCGCCGAGGCCGAGCCCGAGCGCTTCGTCGTCGTCGACGCCTCGGGCGAGCCGGAGGCCGTGCACGCGCGCGTGGTGTCGGCCGTGCGTGCGATGCTCGACGCGCGCGGCTGA
- a CDS encoding DNA polymerase III subunit delta', translating to MGGWSEIVGQGEAVAQLRRAAADEPGAMTHAWLLTGPPGSGRSNLAYAFAAALLSGPAGIEPEVETLVEARTHPDLVTLATEGVLITIAQARAVVQRAALAPSTARHRVIVVEDADRMAERTSNALLKALEEPPPETVWILCAPSEADLLPTIRSRVRTVTLQVPAPEAVARLLVERDGVDPALAERAAREAQSHIGMARRLATSEEARTRREETLQIAMRVSTASSAVLAAARYVEIATADADALSAERDEAERAQALHQLGIEPGGTVPPQLRRQLKELEDAQRARAKRGMRDGVDRILVDLLSLYRDILVTQLGAGRELVNEAMRPTVQAAADYLRRADVIEVLDALRLARERIEGNVPPLLALEAMLVRAARAAQRR from the coding sequence ATGGGCGGCTGGAGCGAGATCGTCGGCCAGGGCGAGGCCGTGGCGCAGCTGCGCCGCGCCGCCGCCGACGAGCCGGGCGCCATGACCCACGCCTGGCTGCTCACGGGCCCGCCGGGATCCGGGCGCTCGAACCTGGCCTACGCCTTCGCGGCCGCGCTGCTCTCCGGCCCCGCCGGCATCGAGCCGGAGGTCGAGACGCTCGTCGAGGCGCGCACGCACCCCGACCTCGTCACGCTCGCGACCGAGGGGGTCCTCATCACGATCGCGCAGGCGCGCGCCGTCGTGCAGCGCGCAGCGCTCGCGCCCTCCACGGCCAGGCACCGAGTCATCGTCGTCGAGGACGCCGACCGGATGGCGGAGCGCACCTCGAACGCGCTCCTCAAGGCGCTCGAGGAGCCGCCGCCCGAGACCGTGTGGATCCTCTGCGCGCCCTCCGAGGCCGACCTGCTGCCCACCATCCGCTCGCGCGTGCGCACGGTCACCCTCCAGGTGCCCGCGCCCGAGGCGGTCGCGCGGCTGCTCGTCGAGCGCGACGGCGTCGACCCGGCGCTCGCCGAGCGCGCCGCGCGCGAGGCGCAGAGCCACATCGGCATGGCGCGCAGGCTCGCGACGAGCGAGGAGGCGCGCACCCGCCGCGAGGAGACGCTGCAGATCGCGATGCGCGTCTCGACCGCGTCGTCGGCGGTGCTCGCCGCCGCGCGCTACGTCGAGATCGCGACCGCCGACGCCGACGCGCTCTCCGCCGAGCGCGACGAGGCCGAGCGCGCGCAGGCGCTCCACCAGCTCGGCATCGAGCCGGGCGGCACCGTGCCGCCGCAGCTGCGGCGCCAGCTGAAGGAGCTCGAGGACGCGCAGAGGGCTCGCGCGAAGCGCGGCATGCGCGACGGCGTCGACCGCATCCTCGTCGACCTGCTCTCGCTCTACCGCGACATCCTCGTCACGCAGCTGGGCGCCGGGCGCGAGCTCGTCAACGAGGCGATGCGGCCGACCGTGCAGGCGGCGGCCGACTACCTGCGCCGCGCCGACGTCATCGAGGTGCTCGACGCCCTCCGGCTCGCGCGCGAGCGCATCGAGGGCAACGTGCCGCCCCTGCTCGCCCTCGAGGCGATGCTCGTGCGCGCCGCCCGTGCGGCGCAGCGCCGCTGA
- a CDS encoding alpha/beta hydrolase translates to MHRPRRGTAALAVLAASAIALTGCIPLPPALPTAPAATSSTDPGQPPWEPTGEQVAPGLEQYYGQDVDWTDCGANWCGTITAPMDWFGQGEETIELAVTVAPATGEREGAILYNPGGPGASGVEYVQQYADYLIRPEVREHYDLVGFDPRGVGQSTPISCYDDPKELYDWLWEIPEGPAPEPLSDEDLEQQLASAQWFADSCLEHTGDYLQHIGTEQVASDMDLMRALLGEDRLDYLGVSYGTLIGSTYADLFPENVGRMVLDAAVAPDSTDFDGTLYQAAGFELAYGNFAADCLQQADCPFEADTEEGVLAETRALIDDLDASPIPVADGRELGSSAFFVAIAANLYADFQWQALRAIIGDVLEGSGESAFQAADEYYGVNPDGSFADNSLEALIAVNCLDYPAVTDWDEVRANAERILAAAPTLGPDFIGLGSCAAWPFEATREPHEITAPGAEPIIVIGGRNDPATPYQQAVDLADMLESGVLISVDAEGHGQYGQGDACVDEPVDEYFLTGVAPMGPIDC, encoded by the coding sequence ATGCATCGCCCCCGCCGCGGCACGGCCGCCCTCGCCGTCCTCGCCGCGTCCGCGATCGCCCTCACCGGCTGCATCCCGCTGCCGCCCGCGCTGCCCACCGCGCCCGCGGCAACGTCCTCGACCGACCCGGGCCAGCCGCCGTGGGAGCCGACGGGCGAGCAGGTCGCGCCCGGCCTCGAGCAGTACTACGGGCAGGACGTCGACTGGACGGACTGCGGCGCCAACTGGTGCGGCACGATCACGGCGCCGATGGACTGGTTCGGGCAGGGCGAGGAGACGATCGAGCTCGCCGTCACCGTCGCGCCCGCGACGGGCGAGCGCGAGGGCGCGATCCTCTACAACCCGGGCGGCCCCGGCGCCTCCGGCGTCGAGTACGTGCAGCAGTACGCCGACTACCTCATCCGGCCGGAGGTGCGCGAGCACTACGACCTCGTGGGCTTCGACCCCCGAGGCGTCGGGCAGTCGACGCCCATCTCCTGCTACGACGACCCGAAGGAGCTCTACGACTGGCTCTGGGAGATCCCGGAGGGCCCCGCGCCCGAGCCGCTCAGCGACGAGGACCTCGAGCAGCAGCTCGCGTCGGCCCAGTGGTTCGCCGACTCGTGCCTCGAGCACACGGGCGACTACTTGCAGCACATCGGCACCGAGCAGGTCGCGAGCGACATGGACCTCATGCGCGCGCTGCTCGGCGAGGACCGCCTCGACTACCTGGGGGTCTCGTACGGCACGCTCATCGGCTCGACCTACGCCGACCTCTTCCCCGAGAACGTCGGCCGGATGGTGCTCGACGCGGCGGTCGCGCCGGACTCCACCGACTTCGACGGCACGCTCTACCAGGCTGCCGGCTTCGAGCTCGCCTACGGCAACTTCGCGGCCGACTGCCTGCAGCAGGCCGACTGTCCGTTCGAGGCCGACACCGAGGAGGGCGTCCTGGCCGAGACGCGAGCCCTGATCGACGACCTCGACGCGAGCCCCATCCCCGTCGCCGACGGGCGCGAGCTCGGCTCGAGCGCCTTCTTCGTGGCGATCGCCGCGAACCTCTACGCCGACTTCCAGTGGCAGGCGCTGCGGGCGATCATCGGCGACGTGCTCGAGGGGTCCGGCGAGAGCGCGTTCCAGGCCGCCGACGAGTACTACGGCGTGAACCCCGACGGCAGCTTCGCCGACAACTCGCTCGAGGCGCTCATCGCGGTCAACTGCCTCGACTACCCGGCGGTGACCGACTGGGACGAGGTCCGCGCGAACGCCGAGCGGATCCTCGCCGCGGCGCCGACCCTCGGCCCCGACTTCATCGGCCTCGGCTCGTGCGCCGCCTGGCCCTTCGAGGCCACGCGCGAGCCGCACGAGATCACCGCGCCCGGCGCGGAGCCGATCATCGTGATCGGCGGCCGCAACGACCCCGCGACGCCGTACCAGCAGGCCGTCGACCTCGCCGACATGCTCGAGTCGGGCGTGCTGATCTCGGTCGACGCCGAGGGCCACGGGCAGTACGGCCAGGGCGACGCGTGCGTCGACGAGCCCGTGGACGAGTACTTCCTCACCGGTGTCGCGCCGATGGGCCCGATCGACTGCTAA
- a CDS encoding tyrosine-type recombinase/integrase, producing MARNIKGDGSIVKSGDRWRGYITVHGQRRYFSAVTKNAANVKRKALIALRDAGLDVNAKYTVDAWLEHWLTTGLHWAPRYRDTQTLIVRSVLAPALGRIPLAELRPEHVEQWIDAMLNPTERGAKPLSAATVRRYHSTLSGALKVAEKRGHIVRNAAALVDLPKAAKPQTTSYSVADTRAILEAARGSRMEARWLVALMLGIRPSEALGLTWDAVDLDAGLVTVKQQMRAVKGGGFALQPFPKTHAGHRTIRASGRVIEAMREHRARQLLERLDSDWKGWEHDLVFSSVKGTPIGDGVDTKAWRRLLDVAGLPYVKRYQARHTAATLQLKQSGQDVAVVAKNLGHTDPAFTMRTYIHPLEDAEKALAGQMDALLGS from the coding sequence GTGGCTAGGAACATCAAGGGCGACGGCTCGATCGTGAAGTCCGGCGACCGATGGCGCGGCTACATCACCGTCCACGGGCAGCGCCGCTACTTCTCCGCCGTCACGAAGAACGCCGCCAACGTGAAGCGCAAGGCGCTCATCGCCCTCCGCGACGCCGGCCTCGACGTCAACGCGAAGTACACCGTCGACGCCTGGCTCGAGCACTGGCTCACCACGGGCCTCCACTGGGCGCCCCGCTACCGCGACACGCAGACGCTCATCGTGCGCTCCGTCCTCGCGCCGGCCCTCGGCCGCATCCCCCTCGCCGAGCTCCGCCCCGAGCACGTCGAGCAGTGGATCGACGCGATGCTCAACCCGACCGAGCGCGGCGCCAAGCCCCTCAGCGCCGCGACGGTGCGCCGCTACCACTCCACCCTCAGCGGCGCGCTCAAGGTCGCGGAGAAGCGCGGCCACATCGTCCGCAACGCCGCCGCGCTCGTCGACCTCCCGAAGGCCGCGAAGCCGCAGACGACCTCCTACTCGGTCGCGGACACGCGCGCGATCCTCGAGGCCGCCCGCGGGTCCCGCATGGAGGCGCGCTGGCTGGTCGCCCTCATGCTCGGCATCCGCCCCTCCGAGGCGCTCGGCCTCACCTGGGACGCCGTCGACCTCGACGCCGGCCTCGTCACCGTCAAGCAGCAGATGCGCGCCGTGAAGGGCGGAGGGTTCGCGCTGCAGCCGTTCCCGAAGACGCACGCCGGCCACCGCACGATCCGCGCCTCCGGCCGCGTGATCGAGGCCATGCGCGAGCACCGTGCACGGCAGCTGCTCGAGCGCCTCGACTCCGACTGGAAGGGCTGGGAGCACGACCTCGTCTTCTCGTCCGTCAAGGGCACGCCCATCGGCGACGGCGTGGACACGAAGGCGTGGCGGCGGCTCCTCGATGTCGCGGGCCTCCCCTACGTCAAGCGGTACCAGGCGCGCCACACCGCGGCGACGCTGCAGCTCAAGCAGTCAGGGCAGGACGTCGCCGTCGTCGCCAAGAACCTCGGCCACACCGATCCCGCGTTCACGATGCGCACCTACATCCACCCGCTCGAGGACGCCGAGAAGGCGCTTGCGGGGCAGATGGACGCGCTGCTCGGCTCGTAG
- a CDS encoding ImmA/IrrE family metallo-endopeptidase yields MIASQHDVTLHLAHLEDGVLGYYEPTEARVYFTFGLTPVEERAVIAHELGHVVHGHECGNDRNEREADTWAAQLLIDATAYAEAERHSHSVHDLADALEVTEDLVVHYRTHCMQRLGRRTYGRQARGRFTNAIARGLSG; encoded by the coding sequence GTGATCGCCTCGCAGCACGACGTCACGCTCCACCTCGCGCACCTCGAGGACGGCGTGCTCGGCTACTACGAGCCGACCGAGGCGCGCGTCTACTTCACCTTCGGCCTCACGCCCGTCGAGGAGCGCGCCGTCATCGCCCACGAGCTCGGCCACGTCGTCCACGGCCACGAGTGCGGCAACGACCGCAACGAGCGCGAGGCGGACACCTGGGCGGCGCAGCTGCTCATCGACGCCACCGCCTACGCCGAAGCCGAACGCCACTCGCACTCCGTGCACGACCTCGCCGACGCGCTTGAGGTCACCGAGGACCTCGTCGTCCACTACCGGACGCACTGCATGCAGCGCCTCGGGCGCCGCACCTACGGCCGGCAGGCGCGCGGCCGATTCACCAACGCGATCGCCAGGGGGCTCAGTGGCTAG
- a CDS encoding helix-turn-helix domain-containing protein, whose product MTEWACDIARAIARVLDNRGISDRELARMIGRSQNYVSIRLRCESPLSLADLDAIGHALEIDPASLLHGVPRKPLSEAAPSVSGNGTDVATAVHGRDEGTKSAYGLAAKRGRRKADQPHAE is encoded by the coding sequence ATGACCGAGTGGGCGTGCGACATCGCGCGCGCGATCGCGCGAGTGCTCGACAACCGCGGAATCAGCGACCGCGAACTCGCCCGCATGATCGGCCGCTCGCAGAACTACGTCTCGATCCGGCTGCGCTGCGAGTCCCCGCTATCGCTGGCCGACCTAGACGCGATCGGCCACGCCCTCGAAATCGACCCGGCATCGCTGCTCCACGGCGTCCCGCGGAAGCCGTTGTCGGAGGCCGCACCTAGCGTCAGCGGAAACGGAACGGATGTCGCTACTGCGGTGCATGGTCGAGACGAGGGGACGAAGAGCGCATATGGACTGGCAGCGAAGCGCGGACGGCGGAAGGCCGACCAGCCCCACGCTGAGTGA
- a CDS encoding helix-turn-helix domain-containing protein gives MSAAPAPTPARVDRQLSVLAVADLLGVGKNYVLARIADGSLKATNLADNRKKYRIAESDVQRFLDSRTVTTEGARA, from the coding sequence ATGAGCGCCGCGCCCGCCCCCACCCCGGCCCGCGTCGACCGGCAGCTGTCGGTCCTCGCCGTCGCGGACCTCCTCGGCGTCGGCAAGAACTACGTCCTCGCCCGGATCGCCGACGGCTCCCTCAAGGCGACGAACCTCGCCGACAACCGGAAGAAGTACCGCATCGCCGAGTCCGACGTGCAGCGCTTCCTCGACTCCCGCACCGTCACCACCGAAGGGGCCCGCGCATGA